A genomic region of Anopheles coustani chromosome 3, idAnoCousDA_361_x.2, whole genome shotgun sequence contains the following coding sequences:
- the LOC131263998 gene encoding mucin-2-like: protein MIRLAVALFLLGCASAQTTSTACVGQPQYTFVAHETDCWRYYTCVNEQAFPQECPEPFIFVQATQMCDFGDRNACVNCPPTGIHNLPVTGSCTQFIQCIEGTQFPRECPPGTQFDTVAGQCNIASVVGCVALDCPAVDDPQNPVIKPDPNDCQVYYICIGGQGVEQNCPPGTRFNPTLQVCDLEANVVCPATPAQLGTSNTYQCQSNRGMTFEPLPNSCTDYIMCINSVPYEMSCAPGKSFDSLARLCMDTAQAKCLLDTKFLCAATTVGISTVAYPNSCSKYLLCIYGEAYEIECPSHELYDSFKRRCVPSAEALCSNGPPTLPDLKPFANPCADNVGVNNVPDPSNCQRYFMCINTQFREVTCPGNQIFDIYSRSCGPVMHSTCIRDIDAPAAPSPPPPPPPPPQPSPSPAPTPVNPNNPCRSNNGVSYKPHPTDCSRYFMCMDTQPFEQRCPAGQAFDINTENCRVRQGATCIVDVSPCADNVGISYKPHLQDCGRYYMCMDTQSFEQTCPSGQVFDVNTATCGSTQTSTCILDQHPTDPTPPVPAPVPTIPTPVPTIPTPAPTVPTPAPSAPNPCASNTGVNYLPHPQDCTRYYMCMDTTPFEQTCGAGQVFDIFKATCGPTGTSTCILDPINPEDVPKPPTPPPSINPLQGCLGNVGIKNVPHPTDCTRFYLCVDEMAFEQQCGPNLVFDIESALCDRPENSICVENIATPPTAGPGDAPAPPTPPTPAPPTIPTPPLPTAPTPPVTEDEAPTAPTAGPVTPAPEIPTAPTLPGPTPAPPGEVPTAPTPTSEVPTAPTPAPTVPTPAPTLPPPTQPPPTLPPPTVPPPTIPPPVPTPPPPPTGNPPTCPPGELFYYPHPDCTRFYRCVWGTLHVMTCPPNLFWNQEREFCDHPFNVNCPSLG, encoded by the exons ATGATAA GACTAGCAGTGGCGCTATTCCTGTTGGGATGCGCAAGCGCCCAGACAACCAGCACTGCATGCGTTGGTCAGCCCCAGTACACTTTTGTGGCCCATGAAACGGACTGCTGGAGGTATTACACATGTGTCAATGAACAGGCTTTCCCGCAAGAGTGCCCGGAACCTTTCATTTTCGTCCAAGCAACACAGATGTGTGACTTTGGTGATCGGAACGCGTGCGTCAACTGTCCCCCGACCGGTATCCATAATCTCCCAGTAACAGGCTCCTGCACACAATTTATACAGTGCATAGAGGGAACGCAGTTCCCGCGCGAATGTCCACCGGGTACGCAGTTTGATACCGTCGCAGGCCAGTGTAACATCGCATCGGTTGTTGGTTGCGTGGCCCTGGATTGTCCAGCTGTGGACGACCCGCAAAACCCCGTCATTAAACCGGATCCAAATGACTGTCAGGTGTACTATATCTGCATTGGTGGACAAGGGGTTGAGCAAAATTGTCCCCCAGGAACGCGGTTCAATCCGACTCTTCAAGTTTGCGATCTGGAGGCCAACGTTGTCTGTCCAGCAACA CCCGCCCAACTAGGGACCTCGAATACGTATCAGTGCCAGAGCAATCGAGGCATGACCTTCGAGCCGCTACCGAATAGCTGCACTGACTACATAATGTGTATTAATTCGGTTCCCTACGAAATGTCCTGCGCTCCCGGTAAGTCCTTCGACAGCTTAGCCAGGCTCTGCATGGATACCGCGCAGGCCAAATGTCTGCTCGACACCAAGTTCCTGTGTGCAGCTACGACCGTTGGCATCAGTACCGTCGCCTATCCGAACAGTTGCTCCAAGTATCTGTTGTGTATCTATGGTGAAGCGTACGAAATCGAATGTCCTTCACACGAGTTGTACGACAGCTTCAAGCGCCGTTGCGTACCGTCGGCAGAAGCACTATGCTCTAACGGGCCACCCACACTGCCAGATCTGAAGCCATTTGCTAATCCTTGTGCAGATAACGTCGGGGTTAACAATGTACCCGATCCAAGCAACTGTCAACGGTATTTCATGTGCATCAATACGCAATTTAGGGAGGTCACCTGCCCCGGTAATCAGATCTTTGACATCTACTCAAGGAGCTGTGGCCCGGTCATGCACTCAACTTGCATTCGAGACATAGATGCGCCTGCAGCACCatcacccccaccaccacccccaccgcCTCCccaaccatcaccatcaccagcacCCACCCCCGTCAATCCAAATAATCCCTGTCGTAGCAATAACGGAGTGAGCTACAAACCACACCCAACCGACTGTTCTCGATACTTCATGTGCATGGATACTCAACCATTCGAACAAAGGTGTCCAGCAGGTCAAGCGTTTGATATCAACACTGAAAACTGTCGTGTACGGCAAGGTGCAACCTGTATTGTAGATGTTAGCCCATGTGCCGACAATGTCGGTATTAGCTACAAACCCCACTTGCAGGACTGTGGTCGCTACTACATGTGTATGGACACACAATCCTTTGAGCAAACATGCCCATCGGGACAAGTGTTCGATGTCAATACAGCTACCTGTGGCTCAACCCAGACATCTACCTGCATTCTTGATCAACATCCAACTGACCCAACTCCCCCTGTGCCAGCGCCTGTACCCACTATTCCTACGCCAGTTCCAACTATCCCAACGCCAGCTCCCACTGTTCCTACGCCAGCTCCATCGGCTCCCAATCCGTGTGCATCGAACACTGGAGTGAATTATTTACCGCATCCTCAGGACTGCACACGATACTACATGTGCATGGACACGACACCTTTTGAACAAACATGCGGTGCAGGCCAGGTGTTTGACATCTTTAAGGCTACCTGTGGGCCAACTGGGACTTCCACCTGCATCCTAGATCCAATCAATCCGGAGGATGTACCGAAGCCTCCTACGCCACCTCCAAGCATAAATCCACTACAAGGATGTTTGGGTAACGTTGGGATAAAAAATGTACCCCATCCTACTGATTGCACTAGATTCTATCTTTGCGTCGACGAAATGGCCTTCGAGCAACAGTGTGGACCGAATTTAGTGTTCGATATAGAATCCGCGCTGTGCGATCGACCGGAAAATTCCATTTGTGTAGAAAACATTGCCACACCTCCCACGGCTGGACCAGGCGATGCACCTGCGCCACCGACTCCTCCGACTCCAGCGCCACCCACCATTCCTACTCCGCCGCTACCTACTGCACCTACTCCTCCAGTGACTGAGGACGAAGCTCCAACGGCTCCCACTGCCGGGCCAGTCACTCCCGCACCTGAAATCCCCACCGCACCAACTCTTCCCGGCCCAACGCCCGCTCCACCAGGTGAGGTACCTACCGCTCCTACACCAACATCCGAAGTCCCTACTGCACCCACACCAGCTCCCACAGTTCCAACTCCCGCTCCTACCCTCCCGCCACCGACACAGCCTCCTCCAACACTTCCTCCCCCAACCGTTCCTCCCCCAACCATTCCTCCACCAGTCCCTacccctcctccaccacccacTGGCAACCCACCAACCTGTCCTCCGGGCGAACTGTTCTACTATCCCCATCCCGACTGCACACGTTTCTATCGATGTGTTTGGGGTACGCTGCACGTCATGACCTGCCCTCCAAACTTATTCTGGAACCAGGAGCGTGAGTTCTGCGACCATCCGTTCAACGTGAACTGTCCTTCACTTGGATAG